Proteins from one Syngnathus scovelli strain Florida chromosome 17, RoL_Ssco_1.2, whole genome shotgun sequence genomic window:
- the znf521 gene encoding zinc finger protein 521 isoform X4, whose product MKTHASNKPHKCPVCRRGFLSSSSLHGHMQVHERGKDGRADDWKLKETRKCDRCEEGFDVPEDLQRHIAECHPECSPSEDGGLGATLQCIYCHEPFGDEGALLSHIDRAHGRDRKSHSCAVCSEHFLSVEDLYAHMDVHQLPESSNHSNSPSLLTVGYTSVSSTTPDSNLSVDSSTMVETAAPVPKTRGRRKRAAHNTSDVGGRAAKQPKVSYTCMYCNKQVFSSLAVLQIHLRTMHLDKPEQAHTCQFCLEVLPSLLNLNEHLKQIHNAEGHAALLVGLSDSLLQCNFCPEILSDLNTLQEHIRCSHGFPSPVAKESNAFFCPQCFMGFLTETTLEEHVRQTHCDGGSLRFDSPLAVTPKEPIVEVYSCSYCTNSPIFNSVLKLNKHIKENHKNIPLALNYINNGKKTLHALSPSSPITVEQASMLKQGGSAARSSGEFICNQCGAKYTNLDLFQTHLKTHLDGLQPQLTCPQCNKEFPNQESLLKHVTIHFTITSTYYICESCDKQFTSVDDLQKHLLDMHTFVFFRCTLCQEVFDSKVSTQLHLAVKHSNEKKVYRCTSCNWDFRHETDLQLHVKHSHLENQGRAHRCIFCGESFGTEVELQCHITTHSKKYNCRFCSKAFHAIVLLEKHLREKHCVFEGKSQNCGANGSAAIGGADGHPKDEAELQGLLANSHGTGTTGGPTLESQNSHDGSEEEVETAEPMYSCDICGASYTMESLLTNHQLRDHNIRPGESAMMKRKADMIKGNHKCNVCSRTFFSEAGLREHMQTHLGPVKHYMCPICGERFPSLLTLTEHKVTHSKSLDTGSCRICKMPLHSEEDFLEHCQMHPDLRNSLTGFRCVVCMQTVTSTLELKIHGTFHMQKTGTMSANQSMVRASALAHNQHLHHVQKPFKCASCLKDFRSKQDLVKLDINGLPYGLCASCVANAESKSSSPTMNGGRQQQQQGGAATPAPNTAQWIQGERLSPGEGKGKAVSSSSSSSSTSSTAAAKTRCSSCNVKFESEVELHNHVQAVHAGDGGGQLKTPQMSPMPRSSPSQTEEKKTYQCIKCQMVFYSEWDIQVHVANHMLGRVPARIAGWLWQGQRRRKNQLLCYSGAEWREGRPSVSSGLPYPQSKWTRATRGEATDTHRAKPKEGLNHECKLCSQSFDSPAKLQCHLIEHSFEGMGGTFKCPVCFTVFVQANKLQQHIFSAHGQEDKIYDCSQCPQKFFFQTELQNHTLTQHSS is encoded by the exons ATGAAAACTCACGCCTCCAACAAACCGCACAAGTGCCCCGTGTGCCGCCGAGGCTTCCTCTCCTCCAGCTCGCTGCACGGCCACATGCAAGTGCACGAAAGGGGCAAAGACGGCCGAGCGGACGACTGGAAGCTGAAAGAGACGCGCAAGTGCGACCGCTGCGAGGAAGGCTTTGACGTCCCCGAAGACCTTCAGAGGCACATCGCCGAGTGCCACCCCGAGTGCTCGCCGTCGGAGGACGGAGGCCTGGGCGCCACCCTCCAGTGCATCTACTGCCACGAGCCCTTCGGTGACGAAGGCGCCCTCCTGAGCCACATCGACCGGGCCCACGGCCGGGACCGCAAGAGCCACTCCTGCGCCGTCTGCTCCGAGCACTTTTTGTCCGTGGAAGACCTCTACGCTCACATGGACGTCCACCAGCTTCCCGAATCCAGTAACCATAGTAACAGCCCTTCTTTGCTGACCGTGGGCTACACGTCCGTCTCCAGCACCACTCCTGACTCCAACCTCTCTGTCGACAGCTCCACCATGGTGGAGACAGCGGCGCCTGTCCCCAAGACTCGGGGCAGGAGGAAGCGGGCCGCTCACAACACCTCGGACGTTGGCGGGCGAGCGGCCAAACAGCCAAAGGTTTCTTACACTTGCATGTACTGCAACAAGCAAGTGTTCTCCAGTTTAGCCGTGCTTCAGATTCACCTCCGGACCATGCATCTGGACAAGCCGGAGCAGGCCCACACCTGCCAGTTTTGCCTGGAGGTCCTACCCTCCTTGTTAAATCTGAACGAACATCTGAAGCAGATCCACAACGCCGAGGGCCACGCGGCCCTGCTGGTCGGCTTGTCCGACTCGCTCCTTCAGTGCAACTTCTGCCCCGAGATACTGAGTGACCTCAACACCCTGCAGGAGCATATCCGCTGTTCCCATGGCTTTCCCAGTCCCGTGGCCAAGGAGAGCAACGCCTTCTTCTGCCCCCAGTGCTTCATGGGTTTCTTGACAGAGACCACCTTGGAAGAGCACGTCCGTCAGACTCACTGCGACGGCGGCAGCCTGCGTTTCGACTCTCCTTTGGCCGTCACCCCCAAGGAGCCCATCGTGGAGGTCTACTCCTGCTCGTACTGCACCAACTCACCCATCTTCAACAGTGTTCTGAAGCTCAACAAGCACATCAAGGAGAATCACAAGAACATTCCCCTTGCTCTCAACTACATCAATAATGGCAAGAAGACGTTGCACGCTCTCAGCCCCTCCTCTCCAATCACCGTAGAACAAGCGTCCATGCTCAAGCAAGGCGGATCAGCCGCGCGCTCATCCGGAGAGTTCATCTGTAACCAGTGCGGGGCCAAGTATACCAACTTAGATCTTTTCCAGACCCACCTGAAGACTCACCTTGATGGCCTGCAGCCACAACTCACCTGCCCGCAGTGCAACAAAGAGTTCCCGAACCAAGAATCCCTGTTGAAACACGTCACCATTCACTTCACCATCACCTCCACCTATTACATCTGCGAGAGTTGCGACAAGCAGTTCACGTCGGTGGATGACCTGCAGAAGCACCTGCTGGACATGCACACCTTTGTGTTCTTCCGTTGCACTCTGTGTCAGGAGGTGTTTGACTCCAAGGTGTCCACTCAACTCCACTTAGCCGTGAAGCACAGCAATGAGAAGAAGGTATACCGCTGCACCTCCTGCAACTGGGACTTCAGGCACGAGACCGACCTGCAGTTGCACGTCAAACACAGCCACCTGGAAAACCAAGGTCGCGCCCACCGCTGCATCTTCTGCGGGGAGTCGTTCGGGACGGAGGTGGAGCTGCAGTGTCACATCACCACCCATAGCAAGAAGTACAATTGCCGCTTCTGCAGCAAGGCCTTCCACGCCATCGTGCTGCTGGAGAAGCATTTGCGGGAGAAGCATTGCGTGTTTGAGGGCAAGTCGCAAAACTGCGGCGCCAATGGCTCGGCCGCCATCGGCGGGGCGGACGGCCACCCGAAAGATGAGGCCGAGCTGCAAGGTCTCCTGGCCAACAGCCACGGTACGGGCACCACGGGAGGACCCACGCTGGAGTCCCAGAACAGCCACGATGGGAGCGAGGAAGAGGTGGAGACTGCGGAGCCCATGTACAGTTGTGACATCTGCGGCGCCTCCTACACCATGGAGTCGCTTCTCACCAACCACCAGCTGAGGGACCACAACATTCGCCCCGGCGAGAGCGCCATGATGAAAAGGAAAGCCGATATGATCAAGGGCAACCACAAGTGCAACGTCTGCTCTCGCACTTTCTTCTCCGAGGCCGGTCTGAGGGAACATATGCAGACCCACCTTGGGCCCGTCAAGCACTACATGTGCCCCATCTGCGGGGAGCGTTTCCCCTCTTTGCTTACCCTGACCGAACACAAGGTCACCCACAGCAAAAGTCTCGACACGGGCAGCTGCCGCATCTGTAAGATGCCTCTCCATAGCGAGGAAGATTTTCTGGAGCACTGTCAGATGCACCCGGACCTGAGGAATTCCTTGACGGGTTTCCGATGCGTGGTATGCATGCAGACGGTTACGTCCACATTGGAGCTCAAGATCCACGGGACCTTCCACATGCAAAAAACGGGGACCATGTCGGCAAACCAATCCATGGTGCGCGCCAGTGCCCTCGCTCACAACCAGCACCTACATCACGTCCAAAAACCCTTCAAGTGTGCCTCCTGCCTGAAAGACTTTCGTTCTAAGCAGGATCTGGTCAAGCTGGACATCAACGGCCTGCCTTACGGACTTTGCGCGTCGTGCGTGGCCAATGCCGAGTCCAAGAGCTCAAGTCCGACCATGAACGGAGGCAGGCAACAGCAGCAACAGGGGGGCGCCGCCACTCCGGCGCCAAACACCGCCCAATGGATCCAGGGAGAGAGACTCAGCCCAGGCGAGGGCAAAGGCAAAGCCGTctcctcgtcgtcctcgtcctctTCGACGTCCTCAACGGCTGCCGCAAAGACGCGGTGCTCGAGCTGCAACGTCAAGTTTGAGTCCGAGGTGGAATTGCATAACCACGTCCAGGCGGTGCACGCAGGTGACGGCGGCGGACAGCTCAAGACACCGCAGATGTCCCCAATGCCCAGATCCAGTCCGTCGCAAACTGAGGAG AAGAAGACGTACCAGTGCATCAAATGTCAGATGGTATTCTACAGCGAATGGGACATCCAAGTTCATGTGGCCAACCATATGCTCG GCCGAGTGCCAGCCCGGATTGCTGGCTGGCTGTGGCAAGGTCAACGGCGGAGGAAAAACCAGTTACTGTGTTACTCTGGAGCGGAATGGAGAGAGGGGCGGCCATCTGTCAGCTCGGGCCTGCCATACCCGCAGAGCAAATGGACACGGGCGACCAGAGGAGAGGCCACAGACACCCATAGAGCCAAACCCA